From a single Streptomyces misionensis genomic region:
- a CDS encoding class I SAM-dependent methyltransferase, with product MVDHSFVDLSLAALYDGLNSWGPGDEFYLKLVRRADAVLDVGCGTGQLLCRARAEGHRGRLVGLDPAAAMLVQARQARTDVEWVLGDTRARGWDGEFDLAVMTGHAFQVLLGDEDVLQCLRAVRRALGPGGRFAFETRNPAARPWERWTPDRVREVTAPDGAVVRVRHEVQDGGLRDGRVRFSETYESDRWPAPHVSHTVLRFLDAGELGAFLTAAGLTVVEQYGDWDGGPLTPAAPEIITVATPAA from the coding sequence GTGGTGGATCACTCGTTCGTCGATCTCTCGCTCGCCGCGCTCTACGACGGCCTCAACTCCTGGGGTCCGGGCGACGAGTTCTATCTGAAGCTGGTGCGGCGGGCGGACGCCGTGCTCGATGTCGGCTGCGGCACCGGGCAGTTGCTGTGCAGGGCGCGGGCCGAGGGGCACCGGGGCCGGCTCGTGGGGCTCGACCCGGCCGCCGCCATGCTCGTCCAGGCCCGGCAGGCGCGCACGGACGTCGAGTGGGTGCTCGGGGACACCCGGGCGCGGGGCTGGGACGGGGAGTTCGACCTCGCGGTGATGACCGGGCACGCCTTCCAGGTGCTGCTCGGCGACGAGGACGTCCTCCAGTGCCTGCGGGCCGTGCGCAGGGCGCTGGGGCCCGGCGGGCGGTTCGCGTTCGAGACGCGGAACCCGGCCGCCCGCCCCTGGGAGCGGTGGACCCCCGACCGCGTGCGCGAGGTCACCGCCCCCGACGGAGCCGTCGTACGCGTCCGGCACGAGGTCCAGGACGGCGGCCTGCGCGACGGCCGGGTCCGGTTCAGCGAGACCTACGAAAGCGACCGGTGGCCCGCCCCCCACGTCAGCCACACCGTCCTGCGCTTCCTGGACGCCGGGGAACTCGGCGCCTTCCTCACGGCCGCCGGCCTGACGGTCGTGGAGCAGTACGGCGACTGGGACGGCGGCCCGCTGACGCCCGCCGCCCCCGAGATCATCACCGTGGCGACGCCCGCCGCCTGA
- a CDS encoding ABC transporter ATP-binding protein has translation MSNTNPLLDVSGLTKHFPIKGGFPIRRTVGAVQAVDGLDFQVAEGESLGLVGESGCGKSTTGRLITRLMEPTSGKITYRGQDITHAGRKDLAPIRSEIQMIFQDPYASLNPRQTVGKIISGPMEINDINPEGGREKRVRELLEIVGLNPEHFNRFPHEFSGGQRQRIGVARALALEPKLIVADEPVSALDVSIQAQVVNLLQKVQRELGIAFVFIAHDLAVVRHFSQRVAVMYLGKIVEIGDREDLYENPRHPYTRALLSAVPEATVDEEPRERIRLVGDVPSPINPPSGCRFRTRCWKATEKCASEAPPLVQAEGNKPGHLTACHYPETRDAVPAPRLAKDPEAAA, from the coding sequence ATGAGCAACACGAACCCCCTCCTGGACGTCTCCGGGCTGACGAAGCACTTCCCGATCAAGGGCGGCTTCCCGATCCGGCGGACCGTCGGCGCGGTCCAGGCCGTGGACGGGCTGGACTTCCAGGTCGCCGAGGGCGAGAGCCTCGGCCTCGTCGGTGAGTCGGGCTGCGGCAAGTCGACCACCGGCCGGCTGATCACCCGCCTGATGGAGCCGACCAGCGGCAAGATCACCTACCGCGGGCAGGACATCACGCACGCGGGCCGCAAGGACCTCGCGCCGATCCGGTCCGAGATCCAGATGATCTTCCAGGACCCGTACGCCTCGCTGAACCCGCGGCAGACGGTCGGCAAGATCATCTCGGGTCCGATGGAGATCAACGACATCAACCCGGAGGGCGGCCGCGAGAAGCGGGTGCGCGAACTCCTGGAGATCGTGGGTCTCAACCCCGAGCACTTCAACCGGTTCCCGCACGAGTTCTCCGGCGGTCAGCGCCAGCGCATCGGCGTGGCCCGGGCGCTCGCCCTGGAACCGAAGCTGATCGTCGCGGACGAGCCGGTCTCGGCGCTGGACGTCTCCATCCAGGCGCAGGTCGTCAACCTGCTCCAGAAGGTGCAGCGGGAGCTGGGCATCGCCTTCGTCTTCATCGCCCACGACCTCGCGGTGGTGCGGCACTTCTCGCAGCGCGTCGCGGTGATGTACCTCGGCAAGATCGTGGAGATCGGCGACCGCGAGGACCTGTACGAGAACCCGCGTCACCCCTACACCCGGGCGCTGCTGTCCGCGGTGCCCGAGGCGACGGTGGACGAGGAGCCGCGCGAGCGCATCCGCCTGGTCGGCGACGTGCCCTCGCCCATCAACCCGCCGTCCGGCTGCCGCTTCCGCACCCGCTGCTGGAAGGCGACGGAGAAGTGCGCGTCCGAGGCCCCGCCGCTGGTCCAGGCGGAGGGCAACAAGCCCGGCCACCTCACGGCGTGCCACTACCCCGAGACGCGGGACGCGGTGCCGGCCCCGCGTCTGGCCAAGGACCCCGAGGCGGCGGCCTGA
- a CDS encoding VOC family protein: MLHHVELWVRDLERAGARWGWLLAALGWEPYQEWGAGRSWRAGETYVVIEESPALRPGAGHDRMRPGMNHLAFHAPDRGTVDALAEGAAAHGWAVLFPERHPHAGGAEHYAVYLEDVDGFEVEVVAQ, encoded by the coding sequence GTGCTGCATCACGTGGAGCTGTGGGTACGGGATCTGGAGCGGGCGGGAGCCCGGTGGGGGTGGCTGCTGGCTGCCCTGGGCTGGGAGCCGTACCAGGAGTGGGGAGCCGGGCGCAGTTGGCGGGCGGGGGAGACGTACGTCGTCATCGAGGAGTCGCCCGCCCTCCGTCCCGGTGCAGGGCACGACCGGATGCGGCCGGGGATGAATCATCTGGCCTTCCACGCCCCCGACCGGGGGACCGTCGACGCCCTCGCCGAGGGCGCGGCGGCGCACGGCTGGGCGGTGCTCTTCCCCGAGCGGCACCCGCACGCCGGAGGCGCGGAGCACTACGCCGTGTACCTGGAGGACGTCGACGGGTTCGAGGTGGAGGTCGTCGCGCAGTAG
- a CDS encoding ABC transporter permease: MTSPIDIGDGGTSVVVSGEPGPKAKGEAVELAGRSPGRLMWMRFKRDRTGVISAYVVGFFFLIGLLAPLISKLYGKNPYTVYADERPDLFDSAGVPVHPNGGISGQFWFGLEPGNGYDVFTKLIYGIRTSLMISVVVTLAVVVTGILLGVAAGYLGGKTDYFIGRVIDFLLAFPAQLFFIASMPVVVSLFVSPRDETPTYVRVLALIIVQWFLGWMGLGRILRGTALALREREFIEAAKVSGASPWRIIRKEILPNIVTPLLVQSTYLLPNFVTAEAGLSYLGVGIVEPTPDWGQMFSKASTELVMQNDITYMFFPGVSMIIFVVAFNLLGDSVRDAFDPKTAR; the protein is encoded by the coding sequence GTGACAAGTCCTATCGACATTGGGGACGGCGGGACCTCGGTCGTCGTCTCCGGCGAACCAGGGCCGAAGGCGAAGGGCGAAGCCGTCGAGCTGGCGGGCCGGTCTCCCGGCCGGCTGATGTGGATGCGTTTCAAGCGTGACCGCACGGGGGTGATCTCCGCCTACGTGGTGGGGTTCTTCTTCCTGATCGGCCTGCTCGCCCCGCTGATCTCCAAGCTGTACGGCAAGAACCCGTACACGGTGTACGCGGACGAACGCCCGGACCTCTTCGACAGCGCCGGTGTGCCGGTGCACCCCAACGGCGGCATCAGCGGCCAGTTCTGGTTCGGCCTCGAACCCGGCAACGGCTACGACGTCTTCACCAAGCTGATCTACGGCATCCGCACCTCGCTGATGATCTCGGTCGTGGTGACCCTCGCGGTGGTCGTCACCGGCATCCTGCTCGGCGTCGCGGCCGGTTATCTCGGCGGCAAGACCGACTATTTCATCGGCCGGGTCATCGACTTCCTGCTCGCCTTCCCCGCGCAGCTGTTCTTCATCGCGAGCATGCCGGTCGTGGTCTCCCTGTTCGTCAGCCCGCGCGACGAGACGCCGACCTACGTCCGGGTGCTGGCACTGATCATCGTCCAGTGGTTCCTCGGCTGGATGGGCCTCGGCCGCATCCTGCGCGGCACCGCACTCGCCCTGCGGGAACGGGAGTTCATCGAGGCGGCCAAGGTCAGCGGGGCCTCGCCCTGGCGGATCATCCGCAAGGAGATCCTGCCGAACATCGTCACCCCGCTGCTGGTGCAGTCGACGTACCTGCTGCCCAACTTCGTGACCGCCGAGGCGGGTCTGTCCTACCTGGGCGTGGGCATCGTCGAACCGACGCCGGACTGGGGGCAGATGTTCTCCAAGGCGTCCACCGAACTGGTGATGCAGAACGACATCACCTACATGTTCTTCCCGGGCGTATCGATGATCATCTTCGTCGTCGCGTTCAACCTGCTCGGCGACTCGGTCCGGGACGCGTTCGACCCCAAGACCGCGCGCTGA
- a CDS encoding ABC transporter substrate-binding protein, whose protein sequence is MSRGGRHAYGALSVLAAGALVLTGCSKGGSDAGDNSKQDQQNAKRQQAAIKFGDAADSTGPAAPVPGAKPGGSMEVLQRDSYAHLDPGQIYVNDEMTVSQLIHRGLTGYKATSDDGKQHEVVGDLATDSGTTTDGGKTWKYTLKDGIKFEDGTPITSKDVRQTFERLFAPFINQGPTYIQQWLADTSGTGYRKLLPDGPYKGKHLPDSVLSTPDDKTVVFHFKVPHPDLPYALAMAGYSVVSAKGDTKEKYDKTPVTTGPYKVQSFQSGKSMVLVKNPNWDPKTDPIRHQYVDRFNITFNQQFEASTKALLADSGPDQTGISFNNQVDAGNLSQVLGNPKLKSRTVSGYQSYVGQMNINMSKPEMKDIRVRQAIAYALPVTPFVRAYGGTDAMEVAGGLISPTVSGYDASFDPFGKKKKPAGDPAKAHALLKEAGKLNMKLTFGYINTPEGQQYSTAMAAGLKKAGFNVQRQEIPAETFYDQVSKLNNPYDIFHTAWGADWPSASTVIPPLYDGRQIADGASVYSQINDAHVNSEIDRINTITDPVKSAAEWEKLDKYLLTKVVNEVPTAYYKQTQIAGSKVGGLVFDDVIGGVDPRRLYIK, encoded by the coding sequence ATGAGTAGGGGCGGACGCCACGCATACGGCGCACTCTCCGTGCTCGCGGCCGGAGCTCTTGTGCTCACCGGTTGCAGCAAGGGCGGCAGCGACGCCGGCGACAACTCCAAGCAGGACCAGCAGAACGCCAAACGCCAGCAGGCCGCCATCAAGTTCGGCGACGCGGCAGACTCCACCGGTCCGGCGGCCCCCGTGCCCGGCGCCAAGCCCGGCGGCAGCATGGAGGTGCTCCAGCGCGACAGCTACGCGCACCTCGACCCGGGGCAGATCTACGTCAACGACGAGATGACCGTCTCCCAGCTGATCCACCGCGGCCTCACCGGCTACAAGGCGACCAGCGACGACGGCAAGCAGCACGAGGTGGTCGGCGACCTCGCCACCGACTCCGGCACCACCACCGACGGCGGCAAGACCTGGAAGTACACGCTCAAGGACGGCATCAAGTTCGAGGACGGCACGCCGATCACCTCGAAGGACGTCCGCCAGACCTTCGAGCGGCTGTTCGCCCCCTTCATCAACCAGGGCCCGACCTACATCCAGCAGTGGCTCGCCGACACCAGCGGCACCGGCTACCGCAAGCTGCTGCCCGACGGCCCCTACAAGGGCAAGCACCTGCCGGACAGCGTCCTGTCCACGCCGGACGACAAGACCGTCGTCTTCCACTTCAAGGTGCCCCACCCGGACCTGCCGTACGCGCTGGCCATGGCGGGCTACTCCGTCGTCTCCGCCAAGGGCGACACCAAGGAGAAGTACGACAAGACCCCGGTCACCACCGGTCCGTACAAGGTCCAGTCGTTCCAGTCCGGCAAGTCGATGGTGCTGGTCAAGAACCCGAACTGGGACCCGAAGACCGACCCGATCCGCCACCAGTACGTGGACCGGTTCAACATCACCTTCAACCAGCAGTTCGAGGCCTCCACCAAGGCGCTGCTCGCCGACAGCGGCCCCGACCAGACCGGCATCAGCTTCAACAACCAGGTCGACGCGGGCAACCTCTCCCAGGTGCTCGGGAACCCGAAGCTGAAGTCCCGCACGGTCTCCGGCTACCAGTCGTACGTGGGCCAGATGAACATCAACATGAGCAAGCCCGAGATGAAGGACATCCGGGTCCGCCAGGCCATCGCCTACGCCCTGCCGGTCACCCCCTTCGTCCGCGCCTACGGCGGCACCGACGCCATGGAGGTCGCCGGCGGCCTGATCAGCCCGACCGTCAGCGGCTACGACGCCTCCTTCGACCCCTTCGGCAAGAAGAAGAAGCCCGCGGGTGACCCGGCCAAGGCGCACGCCCTCCTCAAGGAGGCCGGCAAGCTCAACATGAAGCTCACCTTCGGCTACATCAACACCCCCGAGGGCCAGCAGTACTCCACCGCCATGGCGGCGGGCCTGAAGAAGGCCGGCTTCAACGTGCAGCGCCAGGAGATCCCGGCCGAGACCTTCTACGACCAGGTCTCCAAGCTGAACAACCCCTACGACATCTTCCACACCGCCTGGGGCGCCGACTGGCCGTCCGCCTCCACGGTCATTCCGCCGCTGTACGACGGCCGGCAGATCGCCGACGGCGCCTCGGTCTACTCGCAGATCAACGACGCGCACGTGAACAGCGAGATCGACCGCATCAACACGATCACCGACCCGGTCAAGTCCGCCGCCGAGTGGGAGAAGCTCGACAAGTACCTCCTCACCAAGGTGGTCAACGAGGTTCCGACCGCGTACTACAAGCAGACCCAGATCGCCGGCTCCAAGGTCGGCGGCCTCGTCTTCGACGACGTGATCGGCGGCGTCGACCCGCGTCGCCTCTACATCAAGTAA
- a CDS encoding ABC transporter ATP-binding protein — translation MSTPLLSVRDLHVSFKTEDGVVRAVDGLSFDLERGRTLGIVGESGSGKSVTNLTILGLHNPMFTTVEGEILLDGRELTTARESELEKLRGNKVAMIFQDPLTALSPYYTVGRQIAEPYMKHNGASKKDAWERAVEMLGKVGIPNPRQRAKDYPHQFSGGMRQRAMIAMALVCDPDLLIADEPTTALDVTVQAQILDLLKDLQQEFGSGIIFITHDLGVIADMADDIMVMYAGGAVERGTTEEVLRSPQHPYTWGLLNSMPRLDSDPAAKLSPIPGTPPSLLNPPSGCRFHPRCTFQDRVAGTGRCTTERPPIGPGRASACHLGADQKRTIFIEEIKPRLG, via the coding sequence ATGAGCACACCTCTCCTCTCCGTGCGGGACCTGCACGTCAGCTTCAAGACCGAGGACGGCGTCGTACGGGCCGTGGACGGACTCTCCTTCGACCTGGAACGGGGCAGGACCCTCGGCATCGTGGGCGAGTCCGGCTCCGGCAAGTCGGTGACGAACCTGACCATCCTCGGCCTGCACAACCCGATGTTCACCACCGTCGAGGGCGAGATCCTGCTGGACGGGCGCGAGTTGACCACCGCGCGCGAGTCGGAGCTGGAGAAGCTGCGCGGCAACAAGGTCGCCATGATCTTCCAGGACCCGCTCACCGCGCTGTCCCCCTACTACACCGTCGGCCGGCAGATCGCCGAGCCGTACATGAAGCACAACGGCGCCTCCAAGAAGGACGCCTGGGAACGCGCCGTGGAGATGCTGGGCAAGGTCGGCATCCCCAACCCCCGGCAGCGGGCGAAGGACTACCCGCACCAGTTCTCCGGCGGCATGCGCCAGCGCGCGATGATCGCCATGGCCCTGGTCTGCGACCCCGACCTGCTCATCGCCGACGAGCCGACCACGGCGCTCGACGTGACCGTGCAGGCGCAGATCCTCGATCTGCTGAAGGACCTGCAACAGGAGTTCGGATCGGGCATCATCTTCATCACCCACGACTTGGGGGTGATCGCCGACATGGCCGACGACATCATGGTGATGTACGCGGGCGGCGCGGTCGAACGGGGCACCACCGAAGAGGTGCTGCGCTCGCCCCAGCACCCTTACACCTGGGGCCTGCTGAACTCCATGCCGCGCCTGGACTCCGACCCGGCCGCGAAGCTGTCCCCGATCCCGGGCACCCCGCCCTCACTGCTCAACCCGCCGAGCGGCTGCCGCTTCCATCCACGCTGCACCTTCCAGGACCGGGTGGCGGGCACCGGCCGCTGTACGACCGAACGGCCGCCGATCGGCCCCGGCCGCGCGTCGGCGTGCCATCTGGGCGCCGACCAGAAGCGGACCATCTTCATCGAGGAGATCAAGCCCCGTCTGGGCTAG
- a CDS encoding ABC transporter ATP-binding protein, with product MKEDLVLPAQRERDGDTEGEPLLQVSGLTKHFPVKGGFPIRRTVGQVQAVDGIDLAVHTGESFGLVGESGCGKSTTGRLITRLMEPTSGTITYRGQDISHASRKQLAPIRSEIQMIFQDPYSSLNPRQTVGKIISGPMEINDINPEGGREKRVRELLEIVGLNPEHFNRFPHEFSGGQRQRIGVARALALEPKLIVADEPVSALDVSIQAQVVNLLQKVQNELGIAFLFIAHDLAVVRHFSQRVAVMYLGKIIEVGDRDSIYTRPRHPYTHALLSAVPEVSLTDGETGGRERIRLAGDVPSPISPPSGCRFRTRCWKAQDKCATEEPPLVRIAGNHEGHLTACHFPEEPTTEAREEDIVLDPALAALEEPGPDAGAQG from the coding sequence ATGAAAGAGGACCTGGTCCTCCCGGCCCAGCGCGAGCGCGACGGTGACACGGAGGGCGAGCCGCTGCTCCAGGTCTCCGGGCTGACCAAGCACTTCCCCGTCAAGGGCGGCTTCCCGATCCGCCGCACCGTCGGGCAGGTGCAGGCCGTCGACGGCATCGACCTGGCCGTGCACACCGGCGAGAGTTTCGGCCTGGTCGGCGAGTCGGGCTGCGGAAAGTCCACCACCGGCCGGCTGATCACCCGGCTCATGGAGCCGACCAGCGGCACGATCACCTACCGCGGGCAGGACATCAGCCACGCCTCGCGCAAGCAACTGGCGCCGATCCGGTCCGAGATCCAGATGATCTTCCAGGACCCCTACTCGTCGCTGAACCCGCGGCAGACGGTCGGCAAGATCATCTCGGGTCCGATGGAGATCAACGACATCAACCCGGAGGGCGGCCGCGAGAAGCGGGTGCGCGAACTCCTGGAGATCGTGGGTCTCAACCCCGAGCACTTCAACCGGTTCCCGCACGAGTTCTCCGGCGGTCAGCGCCAGCGCATCGGCGTGGCCCGCGCGCTCGCCCTGGAGCCGAAGCTGATCGTCGCGGACGAGCCGGTCTCGGCGCTGGACGTCTCCATCCAGGCACAGGTCGTCAACCTGCTCCAGAAGGTGCAGAACGAACTCGGCATCGCGTTCCTCTTCATCGCCCACGACCTCGCGGTGGTGCGGCACTTCTCGCAGCGCGTCGCCGTGATGTACCTCGGCAAGATCATCGAGGTGGGCGACCGCGACTCCATCTACACCCGCCCGCGCCACCCCTACACCCACGCCCTGCTGTCCGCGGTCCCCGAGGTCAGCCTCACGGACGGGGAGACGGGCGGCCGCGAGCGCATCCGCCTCGCCGGCGACGTGCCGTCCCCGATCTCCCCGCCCTCCGGCTGCCGCTTCCGCACCCGCTGCTGGAAGGCCCAGGACAAGTGCGCCACCGAGGAGCCCCCGCTGGTCCGGATCGCCGGCAACCACGAGGGTCATCTGACGGCGTGCCACTTCCCGGAGGAGCCGACGACCGAGGCGCGCGAGGAGGACATCGTGCTGGACCCGGCGCTGGCGGCCCTGGAGGAGCCGGGACCGGACGCGGGGGCGCAGGGGTAG
- a CDS encoding ABC transporter permease: protein MLRFLVRRIIGAVVILFLLSIVTFVLFFGVPRDPALLMCGKTCNPDSIANIHHVLGLDKPITEQYWIFLHNLVAGSSQFAQGPCPAPCFGYSYHTNDPVWNTLMDRLPTTVSLTLGAAVCFLIVGLGTGLLAAWRRGTMVDKTATAGAMVVSSLQIYFLGPLALAILVYQTHWFDKPAYNNFTGDPLTWFTGLIIPWVVLSTIFAAQYTRMARSAMIEQLQEEHVRTARAKGMSRRYVFFRYAWRGSLIPIVTIFGIDLGSLLGGAIITEYTFGLPGLGQLAVQSVFFSDLPLLLGVMLFAATMILLFNIVVDAAYAFIDPRVRLS, encoded by the coding sequence ATGCTGCGCTTCCTCGTGCGCCGGATCATCGGTGCCGTCGTCATTCTGTTCCTGCTGAGCATCGTCACGTTCGTGCTGTTCTTCGGGGTGCCCCGGGACCCGGCGCTGCTGATGTGCGGCAAGACCTGCAACCCGGACAGCATCGCGAACATCCACCATGTGCTCGGGCTCGACAAGCCCATCACCGAGCAGTACTGGATCTTCCTGCACAACCTCGTCGCGGGCAGCAGCCAGTTCGCCCAAGGCCCTTGCCCCGCGCCCTGTTTCGGCTACTCGTACCACACCAACGACCCGGTCTGGAACACGCTGATGGACCGGCTGCCCACCACCGTCTCGCTCACCCTGGGCGCGGCCGTGTGCTTCCTGATCGTCGGCCTCGGCACCGGTCTGCTGGCCGCCTGGCGACGCGGCACCATGGTCGACAAGACGGCCACCGCGGGCGCCATGGTCGTCAGCTCGCTGCAGATCTACTTCCTCGGCCCGCTGGCCCTCGCGATCCTCGTCTACCAGACCCACTGGTTCGACAAACCCGCCTACAACAACTTCACCGGCGATCCGCTGACCTGGTTCACCGGGCTGATCATCCCCTGGGTCGTGCTGTCCACGATCTTCGCCGCGCAGTACACCCGTATGGCGAGGTCCGCGATGATCGAACAGCTCCAGGAGGAACACGTCCGCACGGCCCGGGCCAAGGGCATGTCCCGGCGGTACGTCTTCTTCCGCTACGCCTGGCGCGGCTCACTGATCCCGATCGTCACCATCTTCGGCATCGACCTCGGCTCCCTGCTCGGCGGCGCCATCATCACCGAGTACACCTTCGGCCTGCCGGGCCTCGGCCAGCTCGCCGTGCAGTCCGTGTTCTTCAGCGACCTGCCGCTGCTGCTCGGCGTGATGCTGTTCGCCGCCACCATGATCCTGCTCTTCAACATCGTCGTCGACGCCGCGTACGCCTTCATCGACCCGCGCGTGCGGCTGTCCTAG
- the typA gene encoding translational GTPase TypA has protein sequence MATRHDIRNVAIVAHVDHGKTTIVDGMLKQAGAFAAHQLDQVDDRVMDSNDLEREKGITILAKNTAVKYHPKDGGEPITINIIDTPGHADFGGEVERGLSMVDGVVLLVDASEGPLPQTRFVLRKALQQRLPVILCINKTDRPDARIDEVVNETYDLFLDLDADEEQIEFPIVYACGRDGVASLTKPQDGTVPADSDSLEPFFSTILEHIPAPTYDEEAPLQAHVTNLDADNFLGRIALLRVEQGELRKGQTVAWIKRDGSIQNVRISELMMTEALTRKPAEVAGPGDICAVAGIPDIMIGETLADPENPVALPLITVDEPAISMVIGTNTSPLVGRGGTGKGADAKSAVKDRKVTARQVKDRLDRELIGNVSLRVLDTERPDAWEVQGRGELALAILVEQMRREGYELTVGKPQVVTKEVDGKVYEPVERMTIDVPEEHMGAVTQLMGVRKGRMDNMSNHGSGWVRMEFVVPSRGLIGFRTEFLTQTRGTGIGHSIHEGHEPWFGTLTTRNNGSLVADRAGVVTAFAMTNLQERGVLFVEPGTEVYEGMIVGENSRSDDMDVNITKEKKLTNMRSSTADVAESIVPPRKLSLEQSLEFCRDDECVEVTPEAVRIRKVNLDQRERARAASRAKHG, from the coding sequence ATGGCCACGCGCCACGACATCCGCAACGTCGCCATCGTCGCTCACGTCGACCATGGCAAGACCACCATCGTCGACGGCATGCTCAAGCAGGCCGGCGCGTTCGCCGCCCACCAGCTCGACCAGGTCGACGACCGGGTCATGGACTCGAACGACCTGGAGCGTGAGAAGGGCATCACGATCCTCGCCAAGAACACGGCGGTGAAGTACCACCCCAAGGACGGCGGGGAGCCCATCACCATCAACATCATCGACACCCCCGGCCACGCCGACTTCGGTGGCGAGGTCGAGCGCGGTCTGTCGATGGTCGACGGCGTGGTGCTGCTGGTGGACGCCTCCGAGGGCCCGCTGCCCCAGACCCGCTTCGTGCTGCGCAAGGCGCTCCAGCAGCGTCTGCCCGTCATCCTGTGCATCAACAAGACGGACCGCCCGGACGCCCGCATCGACGAGGTCGTCAACGAGACGTACGACCTCTTCCTCGACCTGGACGCGGACGAGGAGCAGATCGAGTTCCCGATCGTCTACGCCTGCGGCCGTGACGGCGTCGCCTCGCTGACCAAGCCGCAGGACGGCACCGTCCCGGCCGACAGCGACAGCCTGGAGCCGTTCTTCTCCACGATCCTGGAGCACATCCCGGCCCCGACGTACGACGAGGAGGCGCCGCTCCAGGCGCACGTCACCAACCTCGACGCCGACAACTTCCTCGGCCGCATCGCGCTGCTCCGCGTCGAGCAGGGCGAGCTGCGCAAGGGCCAGACGGTGGCCTGGATCAAGCGCGACGGCTCGATCCAGAACGTGCGCATCTCCGAGCTGATGATGACCGAGGCGCTCACCCGCAAGCCCGCCGAGGTGGCCGGCCCCGGTGACATCTGCGCCGTCGCCGGCATCCCGGACATCATGATCGGCGAGACCCTGGCCGACCCGGAGAACCCGGTCGCGCTGCCGCTGATCACGGTGGACGAGCCCGCGATCTCCATGGTCATCGGCACCAACACCTCGCCGCTGGTCGGCCGGGGCGGCACCGGCAAGGGCGCGGACGCCAAGTCGGCCGTCAAGGACCGCAAGGTCACCGCCCGCCAGGTGAAGGACCGTCTCGACCGCGAGCTGATCGGCAACGTCTCGCTGCGCGTCCTGGACACGGAGCGTCCGGACGCCTGGGAGGTGCAGGGCCGTGGTGAGCTGGCGCTCGCCATCCTGGTCGAGCAGATGCGCCGCGAGGGCTACGAGCTGACCGTCGGCAAGCCCCAGGTGGTCACCAAGGAGGTCGACGGCAAGGTCTACGAGCCGGTCGAGCGCATGACGATCGACGTGCCCGAGGAGCACATGGGCGCCGTCACCCAGCTGATGGGCGTCCGCAAGGGCCGGATGGACAACATGTCGAACCACGGCTCGGGCTGGGTGCGCATGGAGTTCGTGGTCCCCTCCCGCGGCCTGATCGGCTTCCGCACCGAGTTCCTGACGCAGACCCGCGGCACGGGCATCGGCCACTCCATCCACGAGGGCCACGAGCCCTGGTTCGGCACCCTGACGACCCGTAACAACGGCTCGCTGGTGGCCGACCGCGCCGGTGTCGTCACCGCGTTCGCGATGACGAACCTCCAGGAGCGCGGCGTGCTCTTCGTGGAGCCGGGCACCGAGGTGTACGAGGGCATGATCGTCGGTGAGAACTCGCGCTCCGACGACATGGACGTCAACATCACCAAGGAGAAGAAGCTCACCAACATGCGGTCCTCGACGGCCGACGTGGCGGAGTCGATCGTGCCGCCGCGCAAGCTGTCGCTGGAGCAGTCGCTGGAGTTCTGCCGTGACGACGAGTGCGTCGAGGTGACCCCGGAGGCCGTTCGCATCCGCAAGGTGAACCTCGACCAGCGTGAGCGGGCGCGCGCCGCGAGCCGCGCCAAGCACGGCTGA